In a genomic window of Desulfonatronovibrio magnus:
- the csm5 gene encoding type III-A CRISPR-associated RAMP protein Csm5 → MNYPNKLETWVISLITPLHVGDGNVLESDVDYIQKQGGLQVVDADQTFSQLQDNPAALKESGQERFNWNNFTNQYKIKLITSYTLGIKGSGRPQKIRSFIKDGFGRLYLPGSSLKGALRTAFLTKMASDSTRKPYLNSNKRWADKYLNELAGGSPHNDFLRGYNVSDSLSININEAEIMAREIKYFNLQSPAKAGWKNFSFHKKTVNSFKDAIGVYVETLEAGTTITACLSMDGLLADNELRKKARMPSFNPSLDVEKTYSLLNQHSLRIALSEKEFFEKYSPAGKGTAVFYQNLCDRIKAMSSDQGFITRISWGSGWKGMTGDWMDEGMAAQARKQYNLCKHNMPYPKTRRLALDQEGTPCLPLGWVMISRQVEKSFHQAGLQSVSNTTSNIKEGMIKSHAASHEPQVKARPKEEIRADVIGEFQSILKQAGTGLSGSIDEFINRIKIHDDEKLKTEMAKLLLDAAKALGKSYKNARKNNKPWIQKLDVLLGELDLQ, encoded by the coding sequence ATGAATTATCCAAATAAATTGGAAACCTGGGTGATATCACTTATTACACCTCTTCATGTAGGTGATGGAAATGTACTTGAATCTGATGTAGACTATATCCAAAAACAGGGGGGACTCCAGGTGGTTGATGCAGATCAGACATTCAGTCAACTGCAGGATAATCCAGCCGCTCTCAAGGAATCCGGACAGGAACGGTTCAACTGGAATAATTTTACCAATCAGTACAAAATAAAGCTAATTACCAGTTATACGTTGGGAATTAAAGGGTCTGGAAGACCTCAAAAAATCCGCAGTTTTATCAAAGATGGCTTTGGAAGACTCTATTTGCCTGGCAGTTCACTCAAAGGAGCTTTGAGAACTGCTTTTCTGACAAAGATGGCATCAGACAGCACTCGAAAGCCGTATTTGAACAGCAATAAAAGATGGGCTGATAAATATCTTAATGAGCTGGCAGGTGGAAGTCCTCATAATGATTTCTTGCGTGGATACAATGTAAGTGACAGCCTTTCCATAAATATTAATGAAGCAGAAATTATGGCCAGAGAAATAAAGTATTTTAATTTACAAAGCCCTGCAAAAGCTGGATGGAAAAATTTTTCTTTCCACAAAAAAACTGTAAATAGTTTTAAGGATGCAATTGGGGTTTATGTGGAAACACTGGAGGCAGGCACAACTATTACTGCCTGCCTGTCAATGGATGGTCTTCTGGCAGACAACGAGTTAAGAAAAAAAGCTCGTATGCCATCCTTTAATCCATCGCTCGATGTTGAAAAAACATACTCACTGCTTAATCAACATAGTCTGAGGATTGCTTTATCAGAAAAAGAATTTTTTGAAAAATACAGCCCAGCCGGGAAAGGGACTGCAGTATTTTACCAAAATCTATGTGACCGGATCAAAGCGATGTCTTCTGACCAGGGGTTTATTACCAGGATCTCCTGGGGTAGCGGCTGGAAAGGCATGACCGGTGATTGGATGGATGAAGGAATGGCTGCCCAGGCAAGGAAACAGTATAATCTTTGCAAACACAATATGCCTTACCCTAAAACTCGCAGACTTGCCCTTGACCAGGAAGGGACTCCCTGTTTGCCCCTTGGCTGGGTTATGATTTCAAGGCAAGTTGAAAAATCTTTCCACCAGGCAGGATTGCAATCAGTGAGCAACACTACATCCAATATAAAGGAAGGCATGATCAAGTCTCATGCAGCTTCACATGAGCCCCAGGTTAAAGCTCGACCCAAGGAAGAGATCAGAGCTGATGTTATTGGCGAATTTCAGTCCATTCTCAAGCAGGCAGGAACGGGGCTTAGCGGTTCAATCGATGAGTTTATTAACAGAATCAAAATACATGACGATGAAAAATTAAAGACTGAAATGGCAAAATTACTGTTGGATGCTGCAAAAGCTTTAGGTAAATCCTACAAAAATGCCAGAAAAAATAATAAACCATGGATTCAGAAGCTGGACGTTCTGTTAGGTGAGCTGGATTTACAATAA
- the csm4 gene encoding type III-A CRISPR-associated RAMP protein Csm4, whose amino-acid sequence MLVYKLKFLSALHVDSKGTGSPETAQEFIHSDTISAALCTCWGNLYPDLKADFFSQPEYIISSAFPYIRDVLFFPIPKFRIWGESSLSEIKTYKSVNWISQKVLEMVLSGKIIERSEVFVNKQFAYTKNESQVEDLINCNPWILSERQRVNVDRLGGQSDAGTFFFAQQHFHPECGLFFIAKTSNTKSLESVISFLGDTGIGADRNSGLGHFRVREKIALNIKLPEKYDGSLTLSLYNPGPDDNLIRQTSSCAYNITSRSGWISGSSAGRPPIRVFEEGSYFTGQTSGRVVNLINKNLVNKYNLPLKHDVFRDFRSLSLPCAEPSWIKGAN is encoded by the coding sequence ATGCTTGTATATAAGCTAAAATTCTTATCAGCGCTGCATGTTGATTCCAAAGGCACAGGAAGCCCGGAAACCGCTCAGGAGTTTATCCATTCAGACACAATTTCTGCTGCTTTATGCACTTGCTGGGGTAATTTATATCCAGACCTTAAAGCGGATTTTTTTTCACAGCCTGAATACATTATTTCTTCAGCATTCCCTTATATTAGAGATGTCCTGTTTTTTCCGATTCCAAAATTCAGGATATGGGGAGAATCGAGCCTGTCAGAAATAAAGACTTACAAAAGTGTGAACTGGATTTCTCAGAAAGTCCTTGAAATGGTTCTCAGCGGAAAAATTATCGAGAGATCAGAGGTCTTCGTAAATAAACAATTTGCCTACACAAAAAATGAATCCCAGGTTGAAGACTTGATAAATTGCAACCCCTGGATATTAAGCGAAAGACAGAGGGTTAATGTAGACAGACTTGGCGGACAAAGCGATGCAGGCACATTCTTCTTTGCACAGCAGCACTTTCATCCTGAATGTGGCCTTTTTTTTATTGCCAAAACCTCGAATACAAAAAGCCTGGAATCAGTTATTAGTTTTCTGGGAGATACTGGCATTGGTGCAGACAGAAACAGTGGGCTGGGTCATTTCCGTGTACGAGAAAAGATTGCTCTCAATATCAAACTGCCTGAGAAGTATGATGGCAGCTTAACTTTGTCTCTTTACAATCCAGGGCCGGATGACAATCTAATTAGGCAAACTTCATCTTGCGCATATAATATTACAAGCAGGTCCGGCTGGATATCAGGGTCAAGTGCCGGCAGGCCGCCAATAAGGGTATTTGAAGAAGGCAGTTATTTTACAGGTCAAACATCTGGCAGGGTTGTAAACCTAATCAATAAGAATTTAGTTAACAAATACAATCTGCCACTTAAACATGATGTATTCAGGGATTTCAGATCCCTTTCTCTGCCTTGCGCTGAACCTTCCTGGATTAAGGGGGCAAACTAA
- the csm3 gene encoding type III-A CRISPR-associated RAMP protein Csm3 translates to MTEQNLIFKSRIFIKGTIFTLTGLHIGGNSTEMGIGGADSIVIRDPMTNRPLIPGSSLRGKMRSLSEKCRHEFELVSDNGKFKGNPGKNPANITTKLFGVSAGEREANIPQRLIVRDAALANPEDLENAKNTDMPMTEVKTEVAIDRVTSRANPRQIERVPAGARFSFELILNLYGDDDQGEYLPLVFECMQLLQDDYLGGHGARGYGRVKFSIEELSNKNAEDYQNNSPARKMDFDIPDSLKA, encoded by the coding sequence ATGACTGAACAAAATTTGATTTTTAAATCAAGAATATTCATAAAAGGTACAATTTTCACCCTTACAGGCCTTCATATTGGCGGCAATTCCACTGAGATGGGTATTGGCGGTGCTGACTCCATCGTTATCCGCGATCCCATGACCAACCGCCCGTTAATTCCTGGATCATCCTTACGTGGAAAAATGAGGTCACTATCAGAAAAATGTCGACATGAGTTTGAGCTTGTGAGTGACAATGGGAAATTTAAAGGCAATCCAGGAAAGAATCCAGCCAATATTACTACAAAACTCTTTGGTGTATCTGCCGGAGAACGGGAAGCGAACATTCCTCAAAGGTTAATTGTCCGAGACGCTGCTCTGGCTAACCCTGAAGATCTGGAAAATGCAAAAAATACTGATATGCCCATGACAGAAGTGAAAACTGAAGTGGCCATTGATCGTGTTACCTCCAGGGCAAATCCGAGGCAAATCGAAAGAGTACCTGCCGGCGCCAGGTTTTCATTTGAACTGATACTAAATCTTTATGGTGACGATGATCAAGGGGAATACCTGCCTTTAGTTTTTGAGTGCATGCAGCTCCTTCAGGATGATTATCTTGGTGGACATGGCGCAAGAGGATATGGACGCGTTAAATTCTCAATTGAGGAGTTGTCTAACAAGAACGCTGAAGATTACCAGAATAACAGTCCAGCCAGAAAAATGGATTTTGATATCCCTGACTCCTTAAAAGCTTAG
- the csm2 gene encoding type III-A CRISPR-associated protein Csm2, with protein sequence MPECSFREQIDKAIIGGDAKALVDTAQKIAVQMIFKNDRGVVESKSVSTSQIRNIYGATKKIDMSLNADNASEKYSSLLLLKPKMAYANGRHNKGNNIQGFTVLVTCLSHAIDQVDGQFNRMKNFFNFFEAILAYHKAEGGK encoded by the coding sequence ATGCCGGAATGCAGTTTTAGAGAACAGATTGATAAGGCTATTATTGGTGGTGATGCCAAGGCGCTGGTGGATACTGCTCAGAAGATCGCTGTTCAAATGATTTTTAAAAATGACCGAGGTGTTGTAGAATCAAAGTCTGTTTCTACCTCCCAGATCAGAAATATTTATGGTGCAACCAAAAAAATTGATATGAGTCTTAATGCTGATAATGCTTCAGAAAAATATTCCAGCCTGCTCCTCTTAAAACCTAAAATGGCATATGCTAATGGTCGGCATAATAAGGGAAATAACATTCAAGGCTTTACAGTTTTGGTGACATGTCTTTCGCATGCCATTGACCAAGTTGACGGTCAGTTTAACAGAATGAAAAATTTTTTTAATTTTTTTGAAGCAATTCTGGCATATCATAAAGCTGAAGGAGGAAAGTAA